aaaattaattacaacgtaaaggaaaataaaataaatgagttcCTCTAATTCACTAATTTTATTGAAGTTATTGGTGGGTTTattggatttaaaaatatatctagctTAGGGAAAAGTCTCTGCACAGCAAaaattcctttttcttcttcataatcGAACTTTCTCTTGGTGGCAATTAATGGGGGTCTATATATGTTCATAGAATGtgtaacaccccacctcactagcaagatattgtccgctttgggtccCACAAGCCCGCACAGGTTTGTTCTTGCAGAAACGAGCCCACCGTGGGGCCTGACTTCCCAAAACACGTCTTACTAGTTAAGgtgagcatgcacttataaggTCCTGGCTCTGGACACTCGCTTTCAATGTGGGATCTTACATAATGAATCTAGTTATCACTTAGCAAAATGGATCAATTCTTTACTTGGCCATATATGGACCACtaattgataacaaaaatatctaGATGCCATTCTTTCTGATATAATCGACTACCATTTACACGATTCCTTTGTTTCAAAACTACGATGGatcgattatttttttctttttgtggttGATTTTCTCTCAATTAATGTCCTTGTCTTGACACGAACATACTgatgaacaaagaaaaatactttccctTGATATAAAAGGCTCAATAAGGATTCATATACATCATGCATTGCAGTCTGTCAaaactaataatataatatttagacTTGATTTTCTCTCAAGATGTCAGAGGCTGCTGATCCTGAAGAAGTGGAACACGATAAGGTTGGATATATTATTAGCTATTTTAGTACCACTTTCTGCACTAATATTTGTTTGTTGTAgtccaaattatatatatatatatatatatatatatatatagatatatatagataaaatctGTAAACAAACTTGGGTTTTAGTTTGATATTAGAAGGTTTCTGAGAATGTCCATCTATCTTTTATGAGTAAAAAATGAGGTTGTTAATGGTGAGCTggaattatttttatgcttaCAGGATGAAGGTAGGTGGAGGTTTAAACCAAGGGGATTGCACATCACATGGAGTAGTAATTCAAGTTATTGGAAGATGCCTGAGAAAGGGTAGAGAGAATTATCCCTTCGATCAAATTATATCGTTTCAATGCTTCAAGTATTGTAAATAATCAAATGATATAGACAGAAactatcataaaataataattttctgaCATAGATCTCATTGGATGCTTAAGTTCTACACATAAATTTCAGGACGGATGGTCCTGCAGTGTTGCTGGCGGTATGCTGGCTTGAAATAGACGGCTCAACTTCGGAACCCCTGTCCAAAGGGAAGAGGTATGCACTGAGCTTCAAAATATCTATGAAAAAACAAGATCCTGCTTGGAAGGAAGGTCCTGTTTTCATGTTAGCTAAGGTAGGGAAGAAAGGAATTGCCCAAtgggaaaaaatcaatttaggaGATATGAGAATCGGCAACATAGTCGAAATTCCTCATGGGAAGCTTCGGTTTGAAGTTCCGAAAAAGGCTGAAGATACCAGGCTCTATTTCGGACTCTACGAATTGTGGACTGGAAATTGGAAGCAAGGTTTACAAATTCATGAAGCTGTAGTTGAAGAAATGCCAGATTGAGCTTCCTTTCAAATTCATCACTCTTGTACTATCCTTGATGAGTTATGGCTAAATGTAACCCtcagtgagttttttttttttttttttctcctgtgaaatattttataaatccaAGGAAAAATCTGTAGCACCAGAATAAAATTCTCCTATTGAAATATGAAAGAGTCTGTAGTCCTAAGTTTTCAGGAGTTTACGAGCAAGGTCGAGTGGACTTTGGTTTACATTACAGGGATGACTCACGTCCCTCATCTACAAAACCCTGACACGCCTATCtctaaataatttgaatatgtGACCTGTATGCGGAAGTCCAGAATTTAATCAAAGGTGGCAGTCCTCTTGAGAGTATTTGCTATTTTCTAAACCATTCTCACTTCATTTCGAGAGTTTAGCTAGAGAGGGTCCTAAAGGAATAGTTTTGTGTGAATCTGCAGATGCTGAATTGTGGTGAGTTTAGCTAATGATGGTCCTGAAGAGCTGCTACTGGTGTGTTGGTTTGGAGTAACAGATCATGTAACGAAGGGGAAGAGGTTTGAAATTAGTAATTTACCTCAAGTTATCCATGAAAAACAACGCATTTTCTTGGACTGCTACTCGTGTTTTGATGATGGCTAGGATAGGAAGAGAGGGAAGATGctcatgtttaaaaataaaccaatgaTTAATAAATCCAAATTAAGCTATGTTTTGGCTTGTAATTAGAAAAGTGTGGACAAACTGGCTAATTCATGAGGCCATATAGTTCAGGAAGCAACAGTTCTACAGGACATGAATTTATTAATGCTAGCTATAACAGCTAGTTCTTAATTTTGCTTACCAAGATGAGAAAAATTGCTTGATTTAATGTTTCAAATAGCTCGTTTTCCCCCCCTGTAAATCGAGTATTATTTAATCTTAATCTGGGATTTGAGAGAAAATAATCTTGTTTGAATACCGTACATGATTAAAAGTTCGGACATAAATGATGCATGAGCTTTCAGCTGgcaatataaatattttctttattatttttatttcttcttgttcactttggaaactttattttttcatgttcattATTATTAagcttttcatgtttttctatttaaaatgaatatttttattttattttccatttcagtaatattaggtttttttagtttttcaaattaaagaaagtttttttattttattttatctatttaatattattatagttttctagttttttctttctacttAAAGGGTTGTATTAATAGCTTTTTGTCAAGTagattttgatgaataaaaattaaatattttgttgaGCTCTTTGATTTTCTAAATTGATAGTTTTGACTTATCACAGATCATGGATTTTCAGATATCTCTCTAAATTGAGGTGTTCAGAGGCGGAGACGCTGTAAGACAACCCTTTGTTTAGATTCTCTACCGATGAGAAGCAGCCCACCACGCGAGCAGAGTGCAAAAGCATTTTGGTATCAAATTTTTCGGAATCCATTCTTTTACTTTCCTTTTTCTGATAGCGATCACCGGAAGTGATTCAGAACATGAAAACATCGGCGGActataattttgatttctcaTAGTTTCACAACGCCACACAGAAATGCCGAATTAATTTGCTCATAGTTTCAACCGTCCATTGAATTCAACTTGAAAAAGCTGGGAATGGTGGGCATTATTCGGATTCAAAGAAAGTATCCTTATCAAGAAAGTATTCGGATTCCTATTCAACTCTTTCCTATGCAAAATttgctcaattttttatttttatattctgcGTGATGTATcacgtgaataaaaaaaatatggttttcaaTCTCTAAGGTTAAAAATAGAGAggaaattctaattttttgaaaattttataacttgataatctaaaaaaaaaataacacgcaAATTGTTTATATAGAATTTAAGACTGatctaaccaaaaaaaaattcaaatctaaatagaaaatgattaaaatctaaaattaactagaaaaataattaaaataacaaaaataacttaattcGAGAGTCTTTAAAACCTCTGATTACACCGAATCAATCCTCCTATagaattttgtttataaaatcatatatgtTTACAACGAATCAATCCTTTTCATAAATGTATCGTGCAACACGTTCACATCATATATGTTTCACTTTCGTGGTTAGGAAGCTGGAAAATTATGTTTGTACAACTCTTGCTGCCAAGCGAATTgattcttttcttgatcatataTGGAGCATCaagacataaaagaaaagaaaaggttaggATCCACTCGTTCTGATAAAGTAGAGCACATTTACTCGATCCTTTTTCCATCCCAAGTTTtattccattcttttttttctttgtgtggtTGAGTATCTTTTTGATATTCATTTCTTGGAAGTTGACATAATCAATGAACGCTTCTTTGGGGCTGCATAAAAAGGCTGTGTGTGGATCCACAAATATATCATCTTTTTCTCTCCAAACTAACACTAGAATTTATTTGCTCTCAAGATGTCTTCTTCAAATAAACCACATTACGAGGCCGATAGTAACAAAGTGTTTTATGAAGAGGTCAGATTGCTATTATCTTTCATCGGTGTTTGTTCATAGATTAGGCCTCCGAATTATAATCCTTCAACTGAACATTTTGTTAACCAGCTTGCTAAATTCAAGCATAGTATTTTGAATGTTTACCGTTATACAAGGCAACTGTATCTAAGGCTATCACATTATTTCAAgttgaaagtttttttcttgatgagaattccTCTTCGTGTTTACAGGACAAAAACAGCTGGACGTTTAAGCCGAGGGGGTTTAGCATCATATGGGGAAATGACAAACGCTACTGGAACTTGCCTGATCAGACAAGGTAAGAATCCATGTTCTCTATATTTAGTTTTAGCAGGAAAGGAAACTTAGTTTTGCAGCATGTGATGTGTAAACTTTAAACTTTGCTAAGCAAACACGGACATTTACTATACTATTTGAGCTTCAATATCGCAGCTCGGATGAAATACCAGCAGAGCTAGTGCAAGTGTGTTGGCTTGAACTAACGGGTACAACGAAGGACCCCTTAAAAGAAGGGAAGTACAAAATTAAATTCGAAGTATCGATGAAATCAGATGCATTTGGTTGGAGTGGTTGTCCTGTTTTTATGATGGCCAAGTTAGGGAAGAAGGGAAGGTACAGATGGAGCAAAGTCGACCTATCAGATGTAAGCAAAGACAAGAAATCAGTTACCTCGGACTTTGTGATTGATGTTAGTAAAGAAACGGACGATACCAAGCTCTATTTTGGTTTGTATGAAGTGTGGACAGGCAAATGGAAGGGAGGTTTGCTAATTCACCAGGCCATAGTTGAAAAAGTGCCATAGTTGAAGAAGTGTGAAGTGAAAACTTGAGATTTGGTTCAAATCAACCAGTCTCTTACAATCCTATTTTAGATGTAACGCAATAATGAGACCTGTCTAGTTTTACCAAGCTGTATCTGTTGTGTGGTGTCCTTGAGATTTATATGCAGTTGTTCTAACATCAAATAATTGACTGCCCCGTGTAGTTCTTCTATCTTCAACTAAACTTACTTTGATGATTGCTTCCTAGCTATATGATGAGAATtgtttctctttccttttcttttctctttttggcGAGTTACGAAACACCAAGAAGGCCAAAGGCCAAACAAGGTGAAAGAAAAACATGCACAAATTCAGCCAAATTTGCAGAACTggctaaaaaataatgataaaaaatgcacctggaaaatcatataaaaagaaataaacctATCAAGATGCAAGAGGGAAGCTTAAGGGTGTCCTAATGAGAAAAATATCACAGCTTAAGGATATTTCCTGTTAATAGAATTGCTATCATCTCTATTATGTAAAATATCGCTAGCAGGTGCTCAGGTTCagtcattttttcctttttctgttCATAGAATTTCTCCTTAAGGCTACACTCATTTGTCTTAAAGGTTGTAGCTTAAGAAACAGTTGATCTTCTACTTAAACAGTTGCATCTAAGGTAGGTTTCCAAGAATTGATTAACTCGTCCAGGCTAACCATCAATTTGTGGATGGTAGGAAGGGCTCATAAGCATTTTAACCCCCATTAATCTGAGTAATTCCTTCCAGAACAGACTGGTAAAAATCTTGTCCCTGTCAGTGACTATAGAAGCTAGAAGAGACCATGTAACTTGTAAAAATGATCCGGGAATATCCAAGAATCCTCTCAATTCTTTTACAGACTTGGGTACTAGCCACTCCTTGATAGTTGTTGTCTTTTATGGGTCAGTAGCAACTCCTTCAGGTGAAATGATGTGTCCTAGATATTCTACTTTTTGTTCACAAAAAAAGCATTTAGACTTGCTTCACAAACAATTGATTACTCCCGAGTGTCTCTAGCATATTTCTTAGATGACTAAGGTGCAGCTCAAATGTTGAGCTATCCACTAAGATATCATCAAAGAAAACTAATGCAAATCTCGTTATAAAAGGCTCCAGAATATGATTCATCAAAGCTTGAAAAGTTGTAGGGGCATTAGTCAAGCCAGATGGCATTACTCTAAATTCATAATACCTATGGAGAGTCCTGAATGTCATTTTTTCTGTGTCACTATCATGGATTCTCACTTAATGGTATCCAGACCTCAAGTCCAATTTTGAGAAGAACTGTGAACCATGTAGTTCATCCAACAGTTCATCGATCAAAGGAAAtaggaatttttttatggttagatCATCGAGTTGCCTGTAGTCTATATAAAATCCCCACgtgttgtctttcttctttactAACAAAATTGGTGAAGCTAAAGGACTACAGCTAGGTTGTATAACTCCATTCTGCAAAATTTCTTTTAccatatattcaattttttccttaTGTAAGAAAGAACTCCTATAAGGCCTTATATTTACTGGCTTAGCAACTGGAATGAGAGGGATCCTGTGGTCTACAGATCTCTTTGATGGTAAGTGTTTAGTTTCTTGGAACACTGCCTAGTATTCCTTTAGTATAGCCTCTAATTGAACCACTGTTATTCTCTGGTTCCTCTCTTCTTGAACTTCTAAGGAAAAGAACTGACCAATGTAACCATAAACAACCTCCTTAAAACTCTTATGTATCTTCATAATCGATACCATTTATGAACTGGCATTCTCTACAATTCCTTTTGACTCGATCATCCTTCCATCCTTCTTAAAAGAAAGTTTCATCTTGTAAAAGTCAAATAATATTGGTGAGAATATCCTCAAGCAATCAACTCCCAATACAACTATATCACACCTTCTCAACTTTAATAACCTCGAATTAGCTTGAAATTCATGCCCCTATATGAACCACTTGAATTTTAGGTTATACGCGTCACATTTCATAATGTTACCATTAGCCACTATGACTGTCAGAACTGTGGTTTTAACAATGAAAGCTTTGAGTCCTTTAATCACCTTCTCATCTATGAAACTATGAGTGCTTCCACAATCAATTAAGATGATCAAATCCCGTCCCTGACAACACCCTCTTATCTGAATGGTGTTATAGGCATAACAATCAGCAAAGGCATTCAGTGACATCCCATACTCTTCATTTCTAATATCTTTCATGACATCCAcccatcctcttcttctgcTTGTAAGAGTTCCTCCTTTTCATCCCCCCCCCTTCCCTCAATCAAATGAATCCCTTTAACACTACATTTATGTTCAGGTACAAATTTATCACCATATTTAAAGCATAATTCAAGTTTCCTTCTCTGTTTATAAATTGTATTTGTAGATCTTTACACTTCTGTTTAATTGTGCATGAAGTGTGTTATGTTAGGTTATATGTATAGGAAGAGGAGAGACTAAAGTACACAGTGGGGGTGAAAATTTTAATACTTAAGGACAGAATCCAAGGACCATCTGCAGATTAGCTGTGGAAAACTCTAATTTTCTTACTGCAAGTAATTCAGAATCACGAGTTTCACAAGAAACAACTTTAAATGGCGTGTGATTTAGGAAAGGATTTTGTTCCCTCACCTTTAACTATGCCATTGTACTGTGTCCTAACTTTACACTGCAATCCTATCCATACATGTTCATATCTTGCACAGCACTACTGAATCAAGAAATTACTTTCCTTGTTCCATTTGTATTCGTCCTCGTACATATTCCGATTTCTTGAAGCAATTCTTCAACTTTCTTAGTTGCAAATTCTTGGCTAAACCATTATTTATCATACTAATAAATCCTTGACTTGTTCAAAAGAAGCTTAATTAATGAATGGAAGCTAGATAACAAAAGGGTAGGCAGAAAagcaaaagggaaaaaacaaagaagctgAGAGATCTGAGACTCAAGTAAAGGTATGGGCATTAGATGTTTTTCTTCCGTGTCACCACAGTTAAATCCGATGTTAGCTTTACGCAATTTGAGGGTAATAAGAATTCTGTTAGCTGGAATGCTAGTGCTTATATATCtactttctttttagttttgcaGTGCATAGAACTTTGAACTACGATATGGATTACGACCAAAGATCAGAGGCTCTCTCTGGCCCTCACTGGAAGGGTGTAAGtgattttttcctctttttgttTACATTTCATACTCTTGTTCATCTCTGGTTACTCATATCCGTCGGAACATGCTCAAGTCATATAGTGTAGGAACTTATGCTGGAAAATGTAAAGAACTATTTTAAGATCATGGTGACATATTAAGATTGAGTCTGGCAGTGTCTTATTTCATTTTCAGAATAAAGTTTCTGATTCTCCCAAGTGATGGCTTAAGCTTTTAGGAGTCTTAATTGCCATTCATGAAAAGGGAGGGAAAGGTGGTATGATATAATAAATTGATCTTATTCTCAGAAAACgagtttcattttattatcgCTAACAGCAACCATGTAGTTAattaatctcttttattttatcatgatttatgtttttttgataaaattaatgtttaatctATAGGATGGCTCTTCAATATCGTCAGATAAAGCATGTCCTGCAACATGCAGAGTGCCAGCAAAGGCTCTAAATATTATGTGGGGCAATGATCCCCGGTTTTGGCAATGGATCAAACTTTCAGAAGTGGAAACAAGGTAAGCCATTCAAAATTAGCATTTAATCATGTAGATATCGTAATCTTTCATTTTCGAGTGATAGCAGCAGCTATACTTCATTTTATAATGTGTTTGAATTTTTCAGGTCAGTTGGTTTCGACGAAGGGGCAAGGCTCCTTCAAGTTAACTGGATTGAGGTCACTGGGAAATTGCCCACAACTATGTTCAATGTTGCTTCAGCTACAAACTACGAAGTATATTATGTCATGAAATTTCAGGTTGATGCATTTGGTTGGCATTCTGTTCCAATCAAGTTCAGGGTAAGACTCAATGGACAAGAGACGGTGAAAAACTTTGTACTTGAGTCTTACAAGGAGAAACATGACGTGTGGCATGAGATATGCGGTGGCGAATTTACAGTTTCAAAGAACGCAGCTGGTGTTGTAGAATTTGGTATGTTTGAAGTTAAAAGTGAGTGGTGGAAGGGTAGCGTGGTTCTTGCAGGTATCAAGATTAAGCCAAAAGAAGGTTAATAGGGGGGCACTGTTTTTGTTGCAAGACTTGTAAATCTGGAAATTTAGggtaattttatgtttttcttttattttctttttgatgagCTGTGTTGTTTgacaacaaacaataaaatgaaaatgactCTTATCGGTGTCAAGTCATGTGATAACGATTTGGCAGGCAGAACAAGCTCCATATTGCATAAAAGTAATCCAggattctctttttatattctcAGAAGTCCAAAAACCAATTTGCATTCAGGGAATATAACTTTAATGGATGCTTTATCACAGAATAAGtactttttcttttatattgtatGCAATATGTATCTTTTTACTTTCTTTGATTGATGAATGTTGATGAAAACAACCTGTGCGTCATCAACAAGTCTGAGTGCGTGTTTGCGCGAGTGGATGTTTAGCACTCAGACAAGGAATACATATTCTGTCTAATCCAAAGCACTTTTGAATGCATGGACGCGAATGGTTTGCTAAGACATTATTGGAGAGGAACTTGAATCTCATATGTGCGAAAACTAGCCAAAAAAATACCTTgaccattgaaaaaaatacatattctcTAGCCCACAAGGCATCTTACTTAATTTGATAGATGATGCAACTCAATACATTAATAACTCAACACACTTGATCAAGTGATTACAGCCTGGAGACTTGATTAATGATCCAACAGTGGACGGCTAGATCAAGAGCCAACACATTTTCGCAGAGTAATTTATGACTAATTGGACCTTCTAGTGCACCAGATGATTATTTAACCTCACCATGCTATAAAAAAAGTAGTTTGTGCGAAAGTGATGGTTATGAAGTGAAGGGGGCAGGGTGGTCACACGATGACGTTTCACATTCGCAACAGACAAGGGAAGAAACCAGCTATTCTCAGCCTATGCACATCGAAGAGACATCAACAGAAGCAAAACTGGGTGAAACCAAGTTGAAGAGAGTGGAGAAAGAAGCAGAAAGTAAAGCCCCGAGTGGGAGTACAGGAGAAAGCAGCAGGTTCTAAGCCACTAAATGATGCCAAAGTGAAGACAGTAACAGAAGTTAAGTTACCACATAGCTGTGAAGCCATGTTAAGAGATGCCGACTCTCCAATTCAAAGGTCCTCATTGGACTAACTGTATGATCAACTCAACACTGGAGTTTTCTTGAACCAAACGAGAAAGGCAAGTCTCATTTCCATCACCTTAATTATATCATTGTTTTTGTCTGTCTATCATTgaggggggggaggggggggatAGTAGTTTCTGTGTGTGCCTAGTCTGATATGCATAATGCATTTACCTAGTAATCGTCGAAGTTCATGTCAACTTTCTTTCCAGGAGAGTTCATTGTTCCCAAGTCTTAACCATAACTTCTCTTATGAAAGTGATGTTTCTGTGGATGTGACGGGGCTATTAGATGCCTGCTGGctggaaatatataaaaaattcaacacCAGAATGCTCTCCCCGGATATTTTGTATGAGGTTGTGCTCGTGGTAAAGTTGAAAGACCCAGCTTATGGATGGGGAGTTCCAAGTGAATGTCTCACTAGTTATC
The sequence above is drawn from the Populus alba chromosome 15, ASM523922v2, whole genome shotgun sequence genome and encodes:
- the LOC118028367 gene encoding protein PHLOEM PROTEIN 2-LIKE A9, with product MSEAADPEEVEHDKDEGRWRFKPRGLHITWSSNSSYWKMPEKGTDGPAVLLAVCWLEIDGSTSEPLSKGKRYALSFKISMKKQDPAWKEGPVFMLAKVGKKGIAQWEKINLGDMRIGNIVEIPHGKLRFEVPKKAEDTRLYFGLYELWTGNWKQGLQIHEAVVEEMPD
- the LOC118028366 gene encoding protein PHLOEM PROTEIN 2-LIKE A9, with the translated sequence MSSSNKPHYEADSNKVFYEEDKNSWTFKPRGFSIIWGNDKRYWNLPDQTSSDEIPAELVQVCWLELTGTTKDPLKEGKYKIKFEVSMKSDAFGWSGCPVFMMAKLGKKGRYRWSKVDLSDVSKDKKSVTSDFVIDVSKETDDTKLYFGLYEVWTGKWKGGLLIHQAIVEKVP
- the LOC118028244 gene encoding uncharacterized protein PHLOEM PROTEIN 2-LIKE A4; this encodes MDYDQRSEALSGPHWKGDGSSISSDKACPATCRVPAKALNIMWGNDPRFWQWIKLSEVETRSVGFDEGARLLQVNWIEVTGKLPTTMFNVASATNYEVYYVMKFQVDAFGWHSVPIKFRVRLNGQETVKNFVLESYKEKHDVWHEICGGEFTVSKNAAGVVEFGMFEVKSEWWKGSVVLAGIKIKPKEG